Proteins encoded in a region of the Carassius gibelio isolate Cgi1373 ecotype wild population from Czech Republic chromosome B5, carGib1.2-hapl.c, whole genome shotgun sequence genome:
- the LOC127957218 gene encoding prostaglandin E2 receptor EP4 subtype, with amino-acid sequence MNETSTSRGKGYDPTIPVIMFIFGVVGNVIAIVVLRKSRKEQKETTFYTLVCGLAVTDLLGTLLASPVTIATYVKGDWPGGKPLCQYSGFILLFFSLAGLSIICAMSVERYLAINHAYFYNHYVDQRVAGLALVVIYVSNALFCALPSMGLGSVVKQHPGTWCFIDWHSNDSTNATFSYMYAGFSSILILATVLCNVLVCAALILMHKRFVRRTSLGTDQARVAEIRRRRSFARLAGAEIQMVILLIATSIVVLICSIPLVVRVFVNQLYNSPVMTEQKPNPDLQAIRIASVNPILDPWIYILLRKTVVQKILEKIKCLFCRIGGRRHGSSPAEFHCGNGVHSSSVMSRDFPSLALPELPEVISTSQMYLYPMEAGQEMGCCGGSVQSRTCSTSTEQTLLRDSQVELSSGENRMETGTDFVKSHSCTHSNTNESQCSKHQLLQVTFTDETLSLQERSI; translated from the exons ATGAACGAAACGAGCACGAGTCGTGGCAAAGGTTATGACCCCACCATCCCGGTCATTATGTTCATATTTGGTGTGGTCGGGAACGTGATTGCTATCGTAGTGCTTCGAAAGTCGCGAAAAGAGCAAAAAGAGACCACTTTTTACACCCTGGTGTGTGGACTTGCCGTGACTGACCTCCTGGGAACTCTCCTCGCGagcccagtcaccattgccaccTATGTGAAGGGAGATTGGCCCGGCGGGAAACCTCTGTGTCAGTATTCCGGCTTCATTTTACTCTTCTTCTCCTTGGCGGGTCTCAGTATTATCTGTGCCATGTCCGTCGAGAGGTACCTCGCCATCAATCACGCGTATTTCTACAACCACTACGTGGACCAGCGGGTGGCAGGCTTGGCTCTGGTGGTGATCTATGTGTCCAATGCACTCTTCTGCGCTCTTCCGAGCATGGGACTGGGATCCGTGGTGAAGCAGCATCCAGGAACCTGGTGTTTCATTGACTGGCATAGCAACGATAGCACAAACGCCACTTTCTCTTACATGTACGCGGGCTTCAGCTCCATCCTCATCCTCGCTACGGTCCTCTGTAACGTGCTGGTGTGCGCGGCTCTCATCTTGATGCACAAGCGCTTCGTCCGCCGGACCTCGCTGGGGACGGACCAGGCGCGAGTCGCGGAGATCAGGCGCAGGCGGAGTTTCGCGCGTCTGGCCGGCGCGGAGATCCAGATGGTCATCCTTCTCATAGCCACGTCCATTGTGGTTCTCATCTGCTCGATTCCTTTAGTG GTGCGGGTGTTTGTGAACCAGCTGTATAATTCTCCAGTAATGACTGAACAAAAGCCAAACCCGGACCTTCAGGCCATCCGAATTGCCTCTGTTAACCCCATTCTGGACCCCTGGATCTACATTCTGCTGAGAAAGACAGTCGTGCAGAAGATTCTGGAAAAGATCAAGTGCCTCTTCTGCCGTATCGGTGGGAGGAGACACGGGAGTAGCCCTGCGGAGTTCCACTGCGGGAACGGCGTCCACAGCTCATCGGTCATGTCTCGTGATTTTCCGTCGCTAGCGTTACCCGAGCTGCCAGAGGTGATCAGCACATCACAGATGTACCTGTATCCCATGGAGGCGGGACAGGAAATGGGCTGCTGCGGTGGCTCTGTGCAGAGCAGGACGTGTTCTACTTCAACCGAGCAAACCCTTCTGCGGGACTCTCAGGTAGAGCTCAGCAGTGGAGAAAACAGGATGGAAACGGGCACGGACTTCGTGAAATCACATTCATGCACGCACTCCAACACAAATGAATCCCAGTGTTCCAAGCACCAGCTGCTGCAGGTGACCTTTACAGATGAGACTTTGAGCTTACAAGAAAGAAGCATATGA